In the genome of Melitaea cinxia chromosome 4, ilMelCinx1.1, whole genome shotgun sequence, the window tagattttatatttGTGCAAAGAATACGTATCTTTTTGGAAAGAGTAATtagaacttttatttatatttatgtatgtcccATCGCAAATCATTATAGCATTAGTATAGTTTTCATTGTATATACCATTTGGTATTGTAAGGTTATGATCCATTAGCCTTTCTCTTGATATGTGATCAATACCCAGGTTTATAGGTACAAAATCTTGAACCAAGATTTCCCTGCATTTGTTCATTAGTCGCTCTAATGTGGTACGTGGTACATCTAATAATGTAGATAACCGAATATCTGATTCACCAGTCCTCAGTTTCATTAACAATGCAGCTAATCCCAAAATACCTTTGTGAATTCCTTGTATGCGTGGAACTTCATTAAGAAGGGTGAAAAAGTCTAGTTTGGACCTTTCAGTCCTGATGAAGATATCGAGGTCCAGGGGCGGTAAATAAGGTCGAAAAAGGtgtaaaacacacaaaatcGCACAGTACACAAACGAGACGCAAACGCAACAACGAAAGACTGCGCAGTATCGAATCACGAATGCCGATGCCTGGTCAAAAAAATCCGTTTCAGTCGTGCGAACTCAATTATTACATACTgcacgattattattatttttattattatgtacgtttttattaatctgaaatatttaaagcccaacgaagaaataaaatatttatgaaatgaaataaataaagcgtaaaataatgtttaaaacacAGAAACAGAgttaaatagtcaagtattaGTGTGTAAAATGAAACGTCGTAAGAAAAATGTAGTTCGGATGCGTTCAAAACATGTTACTACCCTTGACATAGAATaagtttatagaaatattacaaaatatttttttcctacgTTTCTTTTAACATTGTGATAAgcgtaattaataaacaattaaataaactgaattttaagatttattttatttctatacataGTCAGGTGAAAAATGGGCATTCTTCTTTGTtgtcactatagacggcgccacggtcgcttagaccaaatataaaatcatcatatcaaaagtttcgatctagcggatacatcgttcctGGCTAGatcaccgacacggtcagtcggagatgcaggttcgaaccccgctggaacggtcgattttttatatgatattaaaaagtgtttagaatttcctaatgtgtgggtaacacaaaaataaaaaatcgtacaaatacCACCTACTTTTCCTTGCTCACTATCCAatactttttacatttaattatagtAACCTGTATAAATTTGTTTGTCTTAAATTTTTACAGATTGAAGATAgaaagaatttaatattaatggctttcactaaTGCCAAGATAGTACATTGATAGTACAGACGATTTCGCCATTATAGGAGACATTTTTAGTGtttatcattcattcattcagattaatggcTTCCATTTAGTGTGTTTAATTGTTTATCAATGATTGATGAATATATATTTGTCGTCCTAGCCCATGTCACAGATAAATATTGACAATAAATTGCTAATACGCGCAGCCGCCATTCTGGCTAGCTTGTACGTGTcccgaattttattttttttacgtgacaacgtctaattaATCGATGAACGCCAGCTGCATGCAAGAAAAAGGacgactcattgtcccgttacgctcattgtacgttTGCGCCGCATcaatctctcttccactcgattggtcTATGTACCCTATATTACATTACTTGGTCTATGGGTCTATGCGTCCCAGATGTTTtcttatgacgttgtcacgttaaactatcgtccgtaagcTAACTTTAacccaaaataattttttgtaaagcCGAGGTCCTGgcaaatcattttaaattttctcaAACAGGTTAATAAGTCATCCTATCTATAGCGAGATCGCAAACGGACAACTATAGGCATAGGTTTATTGCTAATACGCTAATAACTTGCTAATACTTTACTGGTGGAGGCAACTCGCGTAACAAAATCAATTTCTGTCAACTTCAGATCAAATCCAGCTCTTTTAGCAATTTCCTCTTAAATTCCAtgtgaacgaagtcgcgggcagagctagtaaacaataaaattgaaagaTACGTACGGTACAGTAACGATTTCGTAACTCATACTttccttttaatatttactCTATGCTCATTAGTCTTGGGTAGCAAATGCATCGTGCATTAGCCGGCCACTTAGCCGGCAACCCCCGTGGGAGCTCTTGGCGGAAGTTCTTgacgagacctactcatacgtctcgggtaggagggctacccccacgttggacgggatcctacgggtgcgccggatggggcaagaagcattaatgtggaggtggggggaggacctggtggAGCAGCCGTATGACATACGCGTAACGGCTTCCGCTTCTTACCGGGTTCCGGTTTTCTTACCGGTTCttacggctgctttggtgaatacttgtgtcggatgGCCCAAAAGGAGCCGATAACTGGATGTCACGCTTGTGGCGCGGCAGTGGACtttgcccagcacaccctcgagatGTGCCCAAGATGGGCGATGCTGCgacgcgatctgacgacagtcctagGAGGAGACTTGTCACTGCttagcgtcatcaccgcgatgctcggcgacgacgagtcctggacggcgatggtcaccttctgcgagacagtattaatgtcccagaaggagaacgacgagcggatgagagagaaggctaccgacgaggcctccgtccgcaggcgacgaacgggggtgcgtaggaggtgttacttaatgcgcctccctgtgctcgtgtcgggtcgggatgggaacccggtcctgctagacatggcgtcgttgggattattcagaggtgagccggacagtccctatgtaggagaagtctggccttttcgctgaggccagccggtcgctggagggatcctgttgcctgcagatccgggacccccAATATACAATATCCCTCCAAtgaaagcggctgaaggctcctgcaggggtttggtcggtatagTACCctcaagtgctgaagccgacatatggTCTAGGACTgtctacccgggcgtcctggatatcacccgtaaatggattaccctgcgataccaaaaaaaaaaaatgtacgatgTACTAAAAGGTTACGTTACTTAGTAAGATACGACGAGTTTGTATTATACGTCTATGAGTCCGAGTATAACACTGTCCGACTATCCGATTGCTGTCCGACTGTCCGAGATGATGTTATTCGTACGGCGTTCGTTATCTCCAAAATAAAAAGAGCTACAGAGCAGAACAGTATGAACGAACAATTAATGTTGAATTTGTTAAGACCGTACGAGTTACATCGCGTAGCGTATTCTATTCATTTCGCGTTTTAATGTTCCCtttttaatcaaagttttatGAACATACATTACCACAACTTACGTTTTCAAAATCAGTGCCCCTTATATCTACAAAACTACTGCACCGATccttttgaaatctaaatactatttatatacataatttacgAGGTAACGCTCAGgaattaattctaaatttttggaacgaagttccttacggcaggcttgacatttggctggtcgaccgaactgaaaaaaatgtgatactaaaaccgtaagaaaaatatataacggaagtgacgtaatatcagtaaCACGACTGTAttatatgacgtttgtaaaactaaaatattactagtaaacttttttttaaattatttatgtaattttatactgtcgacaaaaataaataaagacatatgtttttttatttcacttaatagtttgaattattattattataattttgtttgatttattttattttacggtatttgatactttttaaaatactaaatttcctaaatacttttatatatatatatataaaatcaagaactagaaaatatgtataaaattcatttttttttcaaattgtgttgtttCTATACTATcctaaggaacttcgttcctacctgatgTCCCATGAcgccacataatttttattttacaataacaaattatcagatttttttcgtttttcctTTCAaggttccaaaaaaaaaatgaaaatgaaaaatgaaatgaaGAAAATGAAAAGCACAACCATTAAGTCGATGTACCCCCACTACTTCTTGTAAGTACCTACTGTGTACTTGTGTAGAAGACAGTGATCCCAAACGTACGATAATTATCGTACATGTATGATAATTTAAGCCCACGTACGATGTACGATCCGTACCCTAGGATCGTACGCAATTTGTATGATAATTTTGTCTGTCCTACCGAAATACTGAAAAGCAACGATTTCTCCATAAATTATGAATTTTGAGCAATGACATTTTTTGActacctgaaatttaaaatttattgaaattttacgaTAATTTGAAGCAACGACGACCTTTTTTTTGGTCGACTGAAATTTGAAAACAGTGGTTCAGATGTTTTTTGGGGTGGACGACCTTTTTTTGTTCAatgtaatttaaacttaaaaacttgaattttaaatatatttttttgagtgTACGATAATTGTTCCGAAAGTACGATAATTTTACGGCACTTTGTCAAAAATTTCTGGTAACATTGGTAGAAGACCGAAGGACCGATATACTAGAAATAATGACAAGATTAAGGCAGGTGGGAAAAATAagaatttctaaaaattaatttgtatttaatttttacttgtaTTGCAGTTAATACTATTAAAGGGGTCAAGAGTAAAGAGAAAATACTAAATTACTCAGCACAAAGCTAGAAATATtctatattaatactttttttattaattatatatagatatgaaTTTACAGATGCCGGgtgttaattttgatttaattactataaaatgtaataaggaTGATAATGTCATCAAAAATGTGTGGAATCACAACCTACATGAAGAATTTCATATGATTAGACAGGTAAGCAGTAATGTCATAAACTAACCGTAGTCAACAAATTTTATacctaaaatgtttaaattccAAAAGTAcatctatttatttgtataaatttcagATTGTCCAAAAATACCAATGGGTAGCAATGGACACTGAGTTTCCTGGAGTAGTAGCAAGACCTATAGGAGAATTTAGAACCACTGCTGATTATCAATATCAACTGCTAAGGTGCAATATTTGATGTCCATTAAAActtcaaatacaaaaaatactttaatatctTAAATTAGAAAATGCAATAATTGTTATTGCTGcctttaatcatttatttttatctttgtttATAAGACATTTGCATGTCTTaagatgtttttatacaaaaatatatatttagtaatggAAAGTATGTCTTCAGTGAAGGTATACAATAAATTGAGCATATTACCTACTATATCATCATTTTGTTAACTATTTTAGGTGTAACGTAGATCTGCTAAGGATAATACAATTAGGTCTTACTTTTATGGATGAAAATGGAAAAACCCCTCCGGGTTGCACAACTTGGCagttcaattttaaattcaatttacagtaagtattatttaaacaatattgtaaatcTAACTCTGGtttcatatttgtatatttttataagatctCTCATTGACAGAGAAGATATGTATGCTCAAGATTCAATAGATTTACTACAAAACTCTGGACTTCAATTTAGAGAGCATGAAGAACATGGAATAGAACCAATTGAGTTTGCAGAGCTCTTAATGTCTTCAGGTAAATTAATCTTAAccgtaaaaaataatcattatctTGCTGATTAAAATCATATATTGCAAATTAAGTAGTGGagttctaaatatttttgaatatcatatcaataaaatcgtacatattaagtaGTGGAGCTTTGTAATGTAAATAAGACAAATCAGTTGGGATATGCcactaaaaaaatttagaattctAAAACAACTAAtaagtatgaaatattttttattgaaaacttgGGTTTATCTGACATTATGTTTATTTGCTCAtaccttaaatttattttgtatccttaaaactttttgacattgaaattcttatttttttcaacaGAAACTATtgtctgttttttatttcagaaaaccAACCACTTTTCTTTCTGGTTTACAAgtcatttaatagttttttttttttttttttagtatcttGAATTAGTGAGTGAGTTGTAAatagatcattttttttttgttattattttgtaatagtgGTTTGTTCTTTTAAAtcctatttgtaaataaaatgtttattcttCCCATAATGAAACATATAAATTAGGATTAACACAGCCAAAATTTGTTTCTCTTGCTAAAGAAATTGATTATTATCTTTCTTTAGTCTGATTTTAACAAACAAGTACTGAGTATGTCAGGATGTATGACAGGATGAGATGGGTCATTGTTAGGCATAATGCCTTTCttcttattttgaaattgtaaagGCCCGTTCATATTAAATACTTCTAAAATTTACTatagacaaaattaaattatttttatataagataaatGACAATAAAACAGTATTggatatagtataaatatattatgcacaaaaacttataaataaaataattattatataattcttgtaatcttaaaaactattgTCATCACTTCCTTCTGAACTTTCTGCAGACATATGAATAATAAACTGCTCGAATAAAATCCATTAGTACTGCCATAACATATATGTTAACATGTATTGTATAGGATATGtgcagatttattttaaaaaatatctcaaTGTAGTCACTGTATTGTCAACACAGACTTGATTTTGTATGACTGGCGTTACCCtctcaattaaataatatatagtaataaatctGTATTCCGCctttttactaaaatactaTTGTTACCTCTTTTATTATAAGGAAAACCCAAATTTTTTAGTGCTTTGTATAATGTACGATCttgatataattatctataGGAAATTAGAATCTTCCTTTATGATGTTTAGGATTTTATCTAATGTTTCtaaatttcattttgaaaataaattttatgtaccaCATTTCAaagtataatttgtaatttaataatgtttatctCATTAAATTATCTACATAAGAATATAatgtacaatataatttttaattaagtacaaatGTTTACTTTGTGAGAAAATGTTACATGAATTCCTATGGAACTTGATATTGTCTGGGCAATTTCATTATGTGATCTGCAAAATCAGAATCTTTTAAATGATTTGAacaaattgtatataatttgtttttctgtagATTGCAAAAGGTGCTTAGTACGCTTAACTACAGGAAACATGTCCGCCATGACTCACAAACAATATCTGTCTGGTTCCTCCACTCCCTAAAACGTGTGCTACACGCAAGTAGTCGCTGAGTTAACTGAGTGTGCATGTAACTGCAGCGTTTGTGTGAAACGGATTCTATGTTGATTACATGGACCAAAAACAACACAGTCAAAATTGTTGGtactcgtttgttaaaaaacagaCTATAGTTGTTTTACTTTTTGctaacttttaatatataacagaTTATTATTTTAGGTATTGTTTTAATGGACAATATTAACTGGTTAAGTT includes:
- the LOC123670189 gene encoding CCR4-NOT transcription complex subunit 7-like; its protein translation is MTRLRQMPGVNFDLITIKCNKDDNVIKNVWNHNLHEEFHMIRQIVQKYQWVAMDTEFPGVVARPIGEFRTTADYQYQLLRCNVDLLRIIQLGLTFMDENGKTPPGCTTWQFNFKFNLQEDMYAQDSIDLLQNSGLQFREHEEHGIEPIEFAELLMSSGIVLMDNINWLSFHSGYDFGYLLKLLTDQNLPQEENDFFDSLRLYFPTVYDVKYLMKLCKNLKGGLQEVADQLELRRVGPQHQAGSDSHLTGMAFFKIKEIFFDGNIESTSGHLYGLGAPCSPNANNMQECIENGNSP